The following proteins are encoded in a genomic region of Syntrophorhabdales bacterium:
- a CDS encoding radical SAM protein: MKYEGAIYRPPSEAHSLILQVAVGCSHNKCTFCGSFKDKKFRVKSFEEIKEDVDEAKAYARYITKVFLADGDALIIPQKRLVPIVQLVKDSFPKLERIGIYGNVKSVLKKSVDELKSLRDIGLGILYLGVESGDQVTLDRVCKGTTLEKMEEACHKVKEAGIVLSVTVLLGLGGVERSRIHAEETGKFLSRIDPEYAGALSIIVVPGTPLARDIEAGIFHVPDPYMLLEELAIMIEHTNVTHCFFASNHASNYLPIKVWLPEQKEKALKAIRHVLAERDPALLRPEFLRAL, translated from the coding sequence ATGAAATACGAAGGAGCAATATACAGGCCTCCCAGCGAGGCTCACAGTCTCATACTGCAGGTGGCCGTGGGCTGTTCACACAACAAGTGTACTTTCTGCGGCTCATTCAAAGATAAAAAATTTCGTGTAAAAAGCTTCGAAGAGATTAAAGAGGATGTTGACGAGGCGAAGGCTTACGCCCGTTATATAACCAAGGTGTTTCTCGCCGATGGAGACGCCCTTATCATTCCTCAGAAGCGGCTCGTTCCAATCGTCCAACTGGTGAAAGACTCATTTCCAAAACTGGAGCGGATAGGCATCTATGGTAATGTGAAGTCGGTTCTGAAAAAATCGGTGGATGAACTGAAAAGCCTGAGAGATATAGGGCTCGGTATCCTCTACCTGGGCGTGGAGTCGGGGGACCAGGTCACGCTCGACAGGGTGTGCAAAGGCACGACGCTTGAAAAGATGGAAGAGGCGTGCCACAAGGTCAAAGAAGCAGGCATCGTACTTTCGGTGACAGTGCTTCTTGGGCTCGGAGGGGTTGAGCGCAGCAGGATCCACGCTGAAGAGACGGGCAAATTCCTGTCCAGAATTGATCCGGAGTACGCAGGAGCACTCAGCATCATCGTGGTACCGGGCACCCCGCTTGCCAGGGACATCGAGGCCGGCATCTTTCACGTTCCCGATCCCTACATGCTTCTGGAAGAGTTGGCAATCATGATAGAGCACACCAATGTGACCCACTGCTTCTTTGCGTCAAATCACGCCTCCAATTATCTTCCCATCAAGGTCTGGTTGCCGGAGCAGAAGGAGAAGGCTCTGAAGGCTATCAGACACGTTCTGGCCGAGAGAGACCCTGCTCTGCTGAGGCCCGAATTTTTAAGGGCATTGTAG
- a CDS encoding septum formation initiator family protein, which produces MFELLTRKYAILVTILAFLFIALFSEHGIIDYIKLRRQVSAVKRSIGKLEGENVQLKAQVDRFQKDDRYLEELARQKYGFIKEGEKVYRIEK; this is translated from the coding sequence ATGTTTGAGCTGTTGACGAGGAAATACGCAATCCTTGTCACTATACTGGCCTTCTTATTCATCGCTCTCTTTTCTGAACACGGCATCATTGATTACATAAAGCTCAGAAGGCAGGTCAGCGCTGTCAAACGCTCCATAGGGAAGCTCGAAGGCGAAAACGTGCAGTTGAAGGCGCAGGTGGATCGCTTTCAGAAGGATGACCGTTACCTTGAAGAGCTGGCCAGACAGAAATACGGCTTTATCAAAGAAGGGGAAAAGGTCTACAGGATTGAAAAATGA
- a CDS encoding thioesterase family protein: MDSKDRVKGQSARGTADNNADGHVDVPVRVRYADTDRMGIVYYGTYPQYFEIGRSEFMREKGFTYREFEEMGYHLVVTGINVRYHSAATYDDLLNVRTSLADVKSRGVTFHYEVFKDGEIVVEGHTQHICVDRGRKPVRIPPEVMELFKNASSA; encoded by the coding sequence ATGGACAGCAAGGACAGGGTCAAGGGACAAAGCGCACGGGGCACGGCAGACAATAACGCGGATGGTCACGTAGATGTGCCCGTGAGGGTCAGATATGCGGATACTGACAGGATGGGCATTGTCTACTATGGGACCTATCCCCAGTACTTCGAAATAGGAAGAAGCGAATTCATGCGGGAGAAGGGTTTCACCTACCGGGAGTTTGAGGAGATGGGGTATCACCTGGTAGTGACAGGCATCAACGTGAGGTACCATAGCGCAGCTACCTACGACGATCTCCTCAATGTGCGGACCAGCCTGGCTGATGTAAAATCGCGAGGCGTCACCTTCCATTATGAAGTTTTCAAGGACGGCGAGATCGTTGTCGAAGGCCACACCCAGCATATCTGCGTTGACCGAGGGAGAAAACCGGTGCGCATTCCCCCTGAGGTCATGGAACTCTTCAAAAATGCCTCATCCGCATGA
- a CDS encoding glycosyltransferase family 9 protein has protein sequence MSLPAVKALKDELPGVKISWLVEGSVAELLSHQGFVDHVIRFPRDLIVASLKKGNGLIAFRCLVDFLRNLRAKNYDVLIDFHAILKSALLDYVTRAGRRIGFGRRFAKEGSWLAYDERVNGEESRLHKVERNMLLARHLGVNGTIPRVELVAPPEAESYVHDMLAKHDIHPPIIALFPFCSKGSQFKRWDLANYAELLKRMKESIKATVLILWGPGEEGEARRLRDMADYGVVLPANLGVAQLCALLKRADMYVGGDTGVMHLAAFSGVPVLAVFGPTDPRVNAPFGSMHTMVRRDLPCSPCRDKDCKERVCLTSITPDEVFEEVRQMWNRINIVHKGRKEAADISNSRS, from the coding sequence ATGAGCCTCCCTGCAGTAAAAGCTCTCAAAGACGAACTGCCCGGCGTAAAGATATCCTGGCTTGTGGAAGGATCTGTCGCAGAGCTCTTATCACACCAGGGCTTTGTTGATCACGTCATACGGTTCCCCCGCGACCTCATCGTCGCGAGTCTGAAGAAAGGCAACGGGCTCATAGCATTCAGGTGCCTGGTCGATTTCTTGAGGAATTTACGCGCAAAGAACTACGATGTGCTCATCGATTTTCACGCGATCCTGAAGAGCGCACTCCTCGATTATGTGACGCGGGCCGGACGCAGAATAGGCTTTGGCAGAAGATTTGCGAAGGAGGGTAGCTGGCTTGCCTATGATGAAAGGGTAAACGGCGAAGAGTCGCGTCTCCACAAGGTCGAACGGAACATGCTGCTAGCGAGGCATCTCGGAGTAAACGGGACTATTCCTCGGGTAGAACTCGTGGCTCCGCCGGAAGCGGAGAGCTATGTACATGACATGCTGGCGAAGCATGATATACATCCCCCCATCATTGCTCTTTTTCCCTTTTGCAGCAAGGGGAGCCAGTTCAAACGCTGGGATCTGGCCAACTACGCGGAACTCCTGAAGCGCATGAAAGAGTCGATAAAGGCAACCGTTCTGATCCTGTGGGGTCCGGGTGAAGAGGGAGAAGCCAGACGGCTGCGCGATATGGCAGACTACGGGGTTGTGCTTCCGGCGAACCTTGGTGTTGCGCAATTGTGCGCCTTGCTCAAGAGAGCGGATATGTACGTGGGCGGCGATACGGGTGTCATGCACCTTGCCGCTTTCTCCGGCGTGCCGGTACTGGCGGTTTTCGGGCCGACTGATCCAAGAGTGAATGCGCCCTTCGGTTCGATGCACACCATGGTGCGGCGGGACCTGCCCTGCAGTCCCTGCAGGGACAAAGACTGCAAGGAAAGGGTCTGTCTCACGTCGATCACACCGGACGAAGTCTTTGAAGAGGTGCGCCAGATGTGGAACCGCATAAACATAGTCCATAAGGGGCGGAAGGAGGCTGCCGATATTTCAAATTCTAGATCCTAA
- a CDS encoding radical SAM protein, with amino-acid sequence MRVLFIYPNLNAQIGFNYGVAHISGLLKKHGIETHLLNVNEQVDYPLDLARIKEDVLRINPDVIGFSVVTNQHKYAVEIARDIKRYLPRPIVFGGIHPTMVPLDVMQEPAVDCVCVGEGEEAFLEYLTKGSPKGVLNMGYREGQKVVLEPLRPYVDLGALPPKDYDIFDFQRIIDTKDGWVGLLSGRGCPFRCTYCLNHKIIKMYKNSGHLPKGYIRREGVDEVMGEIDYLLSHYQRIKMFIFDDDIFTLDKAWLREFSEKYRKLTNTGFVCNAHVRFFDEEVARCLKEAGCRIVKFGLESGSDNLRRNVLHRFMTNREIEAAFGAAHKYGLHTSAFVMIGLPCETKDDIMATVRLLSKIKPGRFRWSLFFPYVGTEAYDIAKARGSIDFEKMKRLDNFTDETCMNLGEEANLLVDKVQHLFCTFVNGYAEPDGEARYRELVDHIEAAERSSWEKEKKSFAAEIAEMDKLAVEQGRLHYTVKFNRFMGVRSDWEDDSLSA; translated from the coding sequence ATGCGAGTGCTTTTTATATATCCGAATCTGAATGCCCAGATCGGCTTCAATTATGGCGTAGCGCATATTTCCGGGCTGCTCAAGAAGCATGGCATTGAAACCCACCTGCTCAACGTAAACGAGCAGGTGGATTATCCTCTCGATCTCGCGCGCATCAAGGAAGATGTGCTGCGTATCAACCCGGATGTGATCGGCTTTTCCGTAGTCACGAACCAGCATAAGTACGCAGTCGAGATAGCGCGCGACATAAAGAGGTACCTTCCGAGGCCGATAGTTTTCGGAGGCATACATCCCACCATGGTCCCTCTCGACGTGATGCAGGAGCCTGCAGTTGACTGCGTATGTGTTGGCGAGGGAGAAGAGGCCTTTCTTGAATACCTTACGAAGGGAAGCCCGAAGGGCGTGTTGAACATGGGTTACAGGGAAGGCCAAAAGGTAGTGCTCGAGCCCCTCAGACCTTATGTCGACCTAGGAGCGTTGCCGCCCAAGGACTATGATATCTTCGACTTTCAGAGAATAATCGATACGAAGGACGGGTGGGTCGGTCTTTTATCCGGTCGCGGCTGTCCCTTCAGGTGCACCTACTGCCTTAATCACAAGATCATCAAGATGTACAAGAACTCGGGTCATCTGCCGAAGGGCTACATCCGGAGAGAGGGAGTGGACGAGGTAATGGGTGAGATCGACTATCTCCTCAGCCATTACCAGCGCATCAAGATGTTCATTTTTGACGATGATATATTCACGCTTGATAAGGCGTGGTTGCGGGAATTCTCAGAAAAATACAGGAAGCTCACCAACACGGGTTTTGTCTGCAATGCGCATGTGCGCTTCTTTGACGAAGAAGTCGCGCGATGCTTGAAAGAGGCGGGCTGCAGGATCGTCAAGTTCGGCCTCGAGAGCGGAAGCGACAACCTGCGCAGAAACGTGCTCCACCGGTTCATGACGAATCGCGAGATCGAGGCTGCCTTCGGAGCGGCCCACAAATACGGACTTCACACGTCGGCCTTTGTGATGATCGGTTTGCCCTGCGAAACCAAAGATGATATCATGGCAACGGTCAGGCTCTTATCGAAGATCAAGCCCGGGAGATTCAGGTGGTCGCTCTTTTTCCCGTATGTGGGTACCGAGGCGTACGACATTGCGAAGGCGCGGGGCTCGATCGATTTTGAAAAAATGAAGCGCCTCGATAACTTTACCGACGAGACGTGCATGAACCTTGGCGAAGAGGCAAATCTCCTCGTCGATAAGGTGCAGCATCTTTTCTGTACTTTCGTGAATGGGTATGCGGAGCCCGACGGAGAGGCCCGCTACCGCGAGCTTGTGGACCACATCGAGGCCGCAGAACGTTCGAGCTGGGAGAAGGAAAAGAAGAGCTTCGCTGCCGAGATCGCTGAAATGGATAAGCTAGCGGTGGAGCAGGGCAGGTTGCACTATACGGTGAAGTTCAACCGGTTTATGGGTGTGAGAAGTGACTGGGAAGACGATAGTCTATCTGCCTAA